One Pseudorhodoplanes sinuspersici DNA segment encodes these proteins:
- a CDS encoding GlcG/HbpS family heme-binding protein: MRNSFKLELKEARHMVAAALRKSAEIGVLETVCIVDEGGYPLALERMDGARITGPQIAWNKAFTAAGHKRSTHLFNQMPNGPALPGNEAFGIQWSFEGKFAVFVGGYPIVVDDEVIGGVGLSGGNGEQDTLCGVAALQALHELLAPEKRRVLVQADIKK, from the coding sequence CGTTTAAGCTGGAACTGAAGGAAGCCCGTCATATGGTTGCGGCGGCACTTCGGAAATCGGCAGAGATCGGCGTGCTGGAGACGGTATGCATCGTGGACGAGGGCGGCTACCCTCTGGCGCTCGAGCGCATGGATGGCGCGCGTATCACCGGACCGCAGATTGCCTGGAACAAGGCCTTCACCGCCGCTGGCCACAAGCGTTCAACCCATCTGTTCAATCAGATGCCCAATGGACCGGCGCTGCCCGGCAACGAAGCCTTCGGCATTCAGTGGAGCTTTGAGGGCAAGTTCGCCGTATTCGTTGGTGGCTATCCTATTGTCGTGGATGACGAAGTGATCGGTGGTGTTGGTCTGAGTGGCGGCAATGGTGAGCAAGACACGCTGTGCGGCGTCGCCGCTCTTCAGGCGCTGCACGAGTTGCTGGCGCCGGAAAAACGCCGTGTTCTGGTCCAAGCCGACATCAAGAAGTGA
- a CDS encoding gamma-glutamyltransferase family protein, whose protein sequence is MKIAQIPKINPDTFTTRPEIEGTFGVVASTHWIATAVGMAILEKGGNAFDAGVATAFTLQVVEPHLNGPGGDVPILVHDVRRGKTEVICGQGPAPARATIAHYRAQGLDIVPGTGLLAACVPGTFDAWMLLLRDYGTLSLADVLSPAIAYAQNGHPLLERANATIATVADLFRTYWPTSAAVYLPGGNVPTTGSLFANPALAGTYTRILQEAEKAGGDRIAQIERARRVWSQGFVAEAVDRFFRTQSVMDVSGSPHRGVLTGEDMARWQAHVEAPLTYDYHGYTVCKAGPWSQGPVMLQQLALLKGFDLTGLDPVGPDFIHLQIECAKLAYADREKFYGDPAFVDVPMQTLLSDAYNDERRRLVGENASLELRPGSVEGFGAVLALRREEGQRSAVGALGSGEPTVGRLGEVRGDTVHFDIVDHAGNMVAATPSGGWLQSSPVIPELGFGMGTRAQMFWLEDNHPASLAPGKRPRTTLSPTIALRGGKPYLAWGSPGGDQQDQWIAQYFLRHVHAGMNLQEAMDAPAWHSEHFPISFWPRTARPGVLVIESRVPDATIKELRKRGHEVEIGPAWSEGRLTAAARVDPFRRAAANPRGMQGYAAGR, encoded by the coding sequence ATGAAGATCGCGCAGATTCCCAAGATCAACCCTGATACCTTCACGACGCGACCCGAAATCGAGGGCACGTTCGGCGTGGTCGCCTCGACACACTGGATTGCCACCGCGGTCGGCATGGCCATCCTTGAGAAAGGCGGCAATGCATTCGACGCCGGTGTCGCCACCGCCTTCACGCTGCAGGTTGTGGAGCCGCATCTCAATGGGCCAGGCGGGGATGTTCCGATCCTTGTCCACGACGTCAGACGCGGCAAGACCGAAGTCATCTGCGGCCAGGGACCGGCGCCGGCGAGGGCGACGATTGCTCATTATCGTGCCCAGGGGCTCGACATCGTGCCAGGCACAGGTCTGCTCGCCGCCTGTGTGCCCGGAACGTTTGACGCCTGGATGTTGCTGTTGCGTGACTACGGCACTTTATCGCTTGCGGATGTGCTGTCGCCGGCGATCGCCTATGCGCAAAATGGTCATCCATTGCTTGAGCGCGCCAATGCGACCATTGCGACCGTCGCCGATCTGTTCCGGACCTACTGGCCGACTTCAGCGGCGGTCTATCTGCCGGGAGGAAATGTACCGACGACCGGATCGCTGTTCGCCAACCCGGCCCTTGCCGGAACCTACACGCGTATTCTCCAGGAGGCGGAGAAAGCGGGAGGTGATCGCATTGCGCAGATCGAGCGTGCACGCAGAGTATGGTCGCAGGGCTTTGTCGCCGAAGCGGTCGACCGGTTTTTCCGCACCCAGTCTGTGATGGATGTGTCCGGTTCGCCGCATCGTGGCGTCCTGACTGGCGAGGATATGGCGCGCTGGCAGGCACATGTCGAAGCGCCACTGACCTACGATTATCACGGCTACACTGTCTGTAAGGCCGGCCCCTGGAGCCAGGGGCCAGTGATGCTGCAGCAACTTGCATTGCTCAAGGGCTTTGATCTCACCGGTCTCGACCCCGTCGGGCCCGATTTCATTCACTTACAGATTGAATGCGCCAAACTGGCTTATGCGGACCGGGAAAAATTCTATGGCGATCCCGCCTTTGTCGACGTGCCGATGCAGACGTTGTTGTCTGACGCTTACAATGACGAGCGGCGCCGCCTCGTCGGAGAGAACGCGTCGCTGGAATTGCGGCCTGGCTCGGTCGAAGGATTCGGCGCCGTACTGGCGCTGCGCCGTGAGGAGGGACAACGCAGCGCCGTTGGAGCCCTGGGTTCGGGCGAGCCGACGGTCGGCCGCCTGGGCGAAGTTCGCGGGGATACGGTGCATTTCGATATCGTCGATCATGCGGGCAACATGGTCGCGGCGACCCCTTCGGGAGGCTGGCTACAGTCTTCTCCGGTCATTCCGGAGTTGGGCTTTGGGATGGGGACACGCGCGCAGATGTTCTGGCTCGAAGACAATCATCCCGCTTCGCTTGCGCCCGGCAAGCGGCCGCGCACGACATTGTCGCCGACCATCGCGTTGCGCGGCGGCAAGCCTTATCTCGCTTGGGGCTCGCCGGGCGGTGACCAGCAGGATCAATGGATTGCGCAGTATTTTCTGCGGCATGTCCACGCCGGAATGAATCTGCAGGAGGCGATGGATGCGCCGGCCTGGCACTCCGAGCACTTTCCGATCTCATTCTGGCCGCGCACGGCACGGCCAGGCGTACTGGTGATCGAGAGCCGCGTGCCGGATGCCACGATCAAGGAATTGCGCAAGCGAGGTCACGAGGTCGAGATTGGACCGGCCTGGTCGGAAGGCCGGCTGACCGCCGCTGCGCGCGTCGATCCGTTTCGCCGCGCGGCCGCCAATCCACGCGGAATGCAGGGCTATGCGGCGGGCCGCTAG
- a CDS encoding 2Fe-2S iron-sulfur cluster-binding protein: MSYRVQVLQTQEMFAVNPDESILAAAQRANVNLAHDCTLGGCGTCRIKLIEGRVIYNEPPFALTPEEESEGYALACQAMPTSDLVISAAALADVVVEPARHTAIISDIQQLGTDVSRLVLEIPENDVLTYLPGQYMNVLLPDGSTRSFSMASAPKDTFVDFHVRRIDGGAFTEGKLPYMRAGDRLDVEFPHGTFVFHARDDRPLLMVATGTGLAPIKAILEALMDNPDCPPVSLYWGARSASDLYLHDEIQAWGERLYEFRYVPVLSRPDRSWQGCRGYVQDAVAGDLDDLSDYAIYLCGSPAMIFDAKQTFITRGAAIDHIYTEGFTFQHAQSAAA, encoded by the coding sequence ATGTCCTACCGGGTGCAAGTGTTGCAAACGCAGGAAATGTTCGCCGTAAATCCCGATGAGTCGATCCTCGCTGCGGCCCAGCGGGCCAATGTGAATCTGGCGCATGACTGCACGCTGGGCGGTTGCGGGACCTGCCGCATCAAGTTGATCGAAGGCCGTGTCATCTACAACGAGCCTCCCTTCGCCTTGACGCCGGAGGAGGAGAGCGAGGGCTATGCGCTTGCCTGCCAGGCGATGCCGACGAGCGATCTCGTCATCAGCGCCGCAGCGCTTGCCGATGTGGTCGTGGAGCCGGCGCGTCACACGGCGATCATCAGCGACATACAACAGCTCGGTACCGATGTGAGCCGTCTGGTGCTTGAAATACCAGAAAACGATGTGCTGACCTATTTGCCGGGACAATACATGAATGTGTTGCTTCCGGACGGAAGCACACGCAGCTTCTCGATGGCTTCCGCCCCGAAAGACACGTTTGTTGACTTCCACGTGCGCAGGATCGATGGAGGCGCGTTCACCGAAGGGAAGCTGCCGTATATGCGTGCCGGCGACCGCCTCGACGTGGAGTTTCCACACGGTACTTTCGTTTTCCATGCGCGAGACGATCGGCCGCTTCTTATGGTGGCGACAGGAACCGGGCTCGCGCCGATCAAGGCGATCTTGGAAGCGCTCATGGACAATCCCGACTGTCCGCCTGTCAGCCTCTATTGGGGCGCGCGCAGCGCCTCCGATCTTTATCTGCATGACGAGATTCAGGCATGGGGTGAGCGGCTCTATGAATTTCGTTATGTTCCGGTGCTGTCGCGGCCGGATAGATCCTGGCAAGGGTGTCGCGGTTACGTGCAGGACGCGGTGGCGGGTGATCTCGACGATCTGTCGGACTATGCCATTTATCTTTGCGGATCGCCCGCGATGATCTTTGACGCCAAGCAAACTTTCATCACGCGAGGTGCGGCCATCGATCATATCTACACGGAAGGATTCACCTTCCAGCATGCACAATCGGCGGCCGCGTGA